The genome window ACGCAGCCGCCCGGCGGGAGCAGCGCACACCGCCCCGTCACCATGGCGACGGGACCTCGCGGCTCAGCTGCTTCCCGCCTCCCGCCTTAAAGGGCGCACCGCCCTTCCCGGGGTGGGGGGAGAGTCGGGGAGTTTCCTCCGTGGCGGTGCGGGCCCCTTTAAGGCATCCGATCACGTGCTCCAGCAGGGGGGTGAGGCTAAGGGCCGGAAGTCTCGCGCCGCCACCTCAGCCGGGCGTCGTTCGGGGCGCTGAGAAGCGGAGCAGCTGCCACCCAGCCCGCCGGAAACATGGCGGGTATCAAAGGTACCGAGCGCTGCCGAGCCCCGTCCGGCGGCTCCGGGCTGCTGAGGGTTCCGCCGAGCCGCTCCCGGCAGCTCTGAGCCGCTCCCTGCCTACCGGCGGGCACGACGGCCTGGTCGCGTTTCCCTTTCCCTTAGCGGGGCCGGTAAACTCCTCACCGCCTGCCTTGTGCTTTGCAGCTCTCGTGGGGCTGTCCTTCAGCGGAGCCATCGGCCTGACGTTCCTCATGCTGGGCTGCGCCCTGGAATACTACGGGTGAGCGGGCTGCGTGTGCCGAGCCTCCCTCCTGCCTGCTGAGCGAGCTGCCGCTCTCGTCAGTCGGGCGCCGAGCTCCGCTCGGTGTCTGCCTTCCAGCCGTTGTCCCGACGCTTTGTTGTGGTCAAATAACCCCTTTTCAGCTTGCACCCGTGTTTCCATAAAAATGACTGAAGTCAGTGCTGTGCTTCCTCAAGGTGACGAAGGCCTGCTTGCTAAGCGGTCGTTCTTAGTCTCGTGCAATTCCTTTTGCTTTGTACTTGCCACAGCACTGCGATGTTTGTTGCTTCTCAAAAACTCTGAGCAGCCAGCTCGAGCTGTAGGTGACTCTGTTCATCCTGAGGGGGTTGGACCACGTGGCCTTTCAGGGTCTATTCAAACTCAAAGGATTCTGCGGTTTAGTGCAGGTGAAGCTGCAGGGAGTGCTGACACACACATCTGTGCCAGGGTGTGCCTTCAGAGCTGCCTTGTTTCCAGGCTGGGATTCCTCTTGTTTGGGAAAAACTTTTGGTTCCAATTCTGCCCTTTATGTCTCCTCTAACTGATGGTTGTAGGTTTTGTGAGGTGACAGTGTGAGCTGAGTCAGGGAGGTGATGCTAAATGTGAAATACGTAATCTGGTTGTGGGAGAGAGCTTCCCTTCTCTGTGAAGCCAGGGGAGCACCCTCCTGTTGAAAGCTTGGGCTTAAATCACTGAATCCGCTTCTCAAACCACAGAGTAGGGCTACTGTCATTACTTTTCCTAATTCATTTAAActgattcatttcttttttttttccccccgtcAGTGTTTACTGGCCTATGTTTGTcttaatattttacttcatCTGCCCCATTCCCCACTTCATTGCAAGAAGAGTAAGTGACGACAGCGATGCagccagcagtgcctgcagggaaCTGGCGTACTTCTTCACGACTGGAAttgttgtttctgcttttgGCTTCCCCATCATCCTCGCGCGGGTCGAAGCGGTGAGTTCTCATAAGGAGGCACTTCCTGAGTGTAGGCTTTAAGTgtgctgttgtttctttctgagCCAGGtgagctgcttttgtttgtaaATCCTCCCTTTACTTTCCTTGTGATGTTCGTGGATTCTGACGAAAACAGTCACTGTTGGAAAGTTGCTTATGGTGCTTTTTGACTAAACAAATGACTTGCATGACTAAAAAGTTTGCTTCTGGTTTTGCTGTGGTCCAGTGCAAGATATAttctctcctcctccatctCACACCCTTCTCTGTCATCAGCTCATGCAGTGCTTCTTGCaccatctttatttttatctcagaaTATCTGCTTTCTCCATTTAGGATGCTGGAAACTTGGTGACTGGAGTGTATTATCAGTTAACTGCAAAAAGGCCAAACTTCCAGAACTGTCCTTCATGCTTTGTCCCCTCAAATCTGAGGAAATCTCTGCTagcttcttttctctttgctttctgaactGCTCTTCAGTGGTGAGATTTTTGTCACGTTCTTTCCAAGGCAAAGAACTCCTTTGTCCTGTCTCCCAAACTGCCCAATGAGatgttattttgtttatttattgttattctagtttgtttttctccctttggcCTTATTGTTTTGCTTAAGCTTCATCTGCttagttttaatttaatttgtgaTGCACAATTAACCCCACATCGAGTCTATTGTGGGCCTGATAATAGGCAGAACCAGAAGTGACCACAAGAGGGAACTCGAATTCACGTCTGTGTCTTAAGAGTAAATGTTTATTAGGGTAGACTTATGTGGGCAGGTCgatagcagcagaaagctgtttACCTTTAAGGCCAGgtgctgttttctgtgcttattACTggcatttatttgaaaacaatcttttatttttatgcatagTAGTTAAAATAAAGCACTAATCTCAGTGGGCTTTTGTGATTTAGGTCCGCTGTAGCGACTTGTATGGCAAGGTAATCATTTTGCTCTAAAATATAGAATTATTAGCCTGTCTGTTGAAGTCTTGCATTATATGAGTAGTTGCTAATTGAGTGATTAGTACTATAAATTGTAGTACTTGttgtttgtcctttttcttcttgctttctgtaGTATTTCATTTAGTTTATCTAATGCATATAAATAACTGGCT of Meleagris gallopavo isolate NT-WF06-2002-E0010 breed Aviagen turkey brand Nicholas breeding stock chromosome 10, Turkey_5.1, whole genome shotgun sequence contains these proteins:
- the LEPROT gene encoding leptin receptor gene-related protein; the encoded protein is MAGIKALVGLSFSGAIGLTFLMLGCALEYYGVYWPMFVLIFYFICPIPHFIARRVSDDSDAASSACRELAYFFTTGIVVSAFGFPIILARVEAIKWGACGLVLAGNAVIFLTILGFFLVFGRGDDFSWEQW